Proteins found in one Zea mays cultivar B73 chromosome 1, Zm-B73-REFERENCE-NAM-5.0, whole genome shotgun sequence genomic segment:
- the LOC118476073 gene encoding uncharacterized protein, whose protein sequence is MASHQPPSPRVDDAAAAEAALRAQQERAARLQTRELALARARDAEREAAEATKERDAAAARIRDALARAAQARASADPLDEEVNNDDASTIRDDAPDARTREALLLHEAAALINLHAQAVAVQNIRAIIPVLLDVSSTLYTRWRDAFLLAVGKYSLEGHVLTDDYAPFSPDWVRMDCVVKSWIVGTITTELADAVLIRDVSARAAWLAIESQFLGNRETRALFLDAEFRNFRQGDLSITDYCRKFKGMADALGDLGEPVPDRTLVLNVIRGLNERFSSIGLHLRRGRPLPTFLEVQNDLLLE, encoded by the coding sequence ATGGCTAGCCACCAGCCCCCTTCTCCCAGAGTCGACGACGCTGCTGCGGCAGAGgctgctctgcgcgcgcagcaggAGAGGGCTGCTCGTCTTCAAACTCGCGAGCTCGCCCTTGCGCGTGCCCGCGATGCTGAACGCGAGGCGGCTGAGGCCACCAAGGAGCGCGAcgcggccgccgcccgcatccgcgACGCTCTTGCCCGGGCCGCCCAGGCCCGCGCCTCTGCTGATCCTTTGGACGAGGAGGTCAACAACGACGACGCCTCCACCATTCGTGACGACGCTCCTGACGCTCGCACGCGTGAAGCTCTTCTCCTTCATGAAGCCGCTGCGCTCATCAATCTGCACGCTCAGGCGGTTGCAGTTCAGAACATCAGGGCTATCATTCCCGTCCTCCTCGACGTGTCGTCCACCCTCTACACCCGGTGGCGCGACGCCTTCCTGCTCGCCGTCGGCAAGTACTCCCTGGAAGGCCACGTTCTCACCGACGACTACGCACCCTTCTCTCCAGATTGGGTGCGGATGGATTGCGTCGTCAAGTCTTGGATCGTCGGCACCATCACCACCGAGCTAGCCGACGCCGTTCTCATTCGCGACGTCTCCGCCCGCGCCGCGTGGCTCGCCATAGAATCCCAGTTCCTCGGGAACCGGGAGACTCGAGCTCTCTTCCTCGACGCGGAGTTTCGCAACTTCCGCCAAGGCGATCTCTCCATCACCGACTACTGTCGCAAGTTCAAAGGGATGGCCGATGCCctcggtgatcttggtgagcccgTTCCCGACCGCACTCTCGTCCTCAACGTCATCCGCGGCCTCAACGAACGTTTCAGCAGCATCGGTCTTCATCTTCGACGCGGGCGGCCTCTTCCTACCTTCTTGGAGGTACAAAACGATCTTCTCCTCGAGTAA